Proteins co-encoded in one Halorussus vallis genomic window:
- the leuS gene encoding leucine--tRNA ligase, producing the protein MDYDPREIEREWQDRWAREGRYEADPPAETDAEADEDATFVTVPYPYPSGGMHIGHARTYTVPDVYARYRRLQGDNVLFPLAWHVTGTPIVGAVERLKKREEDQMSVLRDTYGVPEETLADLETPMGFARYFVEEHYKKNMKALGLSIDWRREFTTNDDRYSKFVTWQYETLKERGLLEKGLHPVKFCTNERNPVTTHDLLEGEEAEFQEYTLVKFRASRSDADRTSGDEPRDADGEGAVYPMATLRPETVRGVTNAFVNPDAEYVSATVDGEAWVVSADAAEKLELQAHDVEVEDEFSGADLVGGRVSNPVTGENVLLLPASFVDSDNATGVVMSVPAHSPDDYVALREAQADADELADYGVDPDEVRAIEPKSILDVEGYGEVPARDAVETAGIEGSDDPDLHEVTADLYQAEFHKGRLREVYGEYAGGVVEEVRDELRADYESRGAFGSMYEFSEEVVCRCGGDVEVAEQETWFLRYDDEGWKAKAHEAVAQLDAIPENTREQYDHTVDWLNEWPAIRNYGLGTRLPWDEEFVIEPLSDSTIYMAYYTVAHRLRDVPVEDLDREFFDTLFYGPESVDSPDETALELREEWDYWYPVDYRCSGNDLISNHLTFFLFHHAELFEPPKWPEGITVMGMGLLEGEKMSSSKGHVVLPSDAIEEYGADTVRFFLLNSAEPWQDYDWRADQVRSTHDQLARFWSRANEIIEEDDVRDGDETPDLKRADRWLLSKLQSTVRDTTDALERFETRTASQTAFYNFEEHLKWYRKRADLDRPGASWTLREVLRTRLRLLEPFVPYLTNELSERLEGVPAEDADWPEPDPEFESVRTEVEESLVADLTEDVRDIVGVTDADPETIRVYVAADWKRTVLDEVVQTGPDVGAVMGKVMQHEGLRERGNEVNDLVQDLVSVVRERPDDEVEALTAVDERAVYEDARRFLEREFDAEVEIYEEGEEAYDPAEKAGNAAPLRPAVHLE; encoded by the coding sequence ATGGACTACGACCCGCGAGAAATCGAGCGGGAGTGGCAGGACCGCTGGGCGCGGGAGGGTCGATACGAGGCCGACCCGCCCGCGGAGACGGACGCCGAAGCCGACGAGGACGCCACCTTCGTCACCGTCCCCTACCCCTACCCCAGCGGCGGGATGCACATCGGCCACGCCCGTACCTACACCGTCCCGGACGTGTACGCCCGTTACCGCCGTTTGCAGGGCGACAACGTCCTGTTCCCGCTCGCCTGGCACGTCACCGGCACGCCCATCGTCGGCGCCGTCGAGCGACTGAAGAAGCGCGAGGAAGACCAGATGTCGGTCCTCCGGGACACCTACGGCGTCCCGGAGGAGACGCTGGCCGACCTGGAGACGCCGATGGGGTTCGCCCGCTACTTCGTCGAGGAGCACTACAAGAAGAACATGAAGGCGCTGGGGCTGTCCATCGACTGGCGCCGGGAGTTCACCACCAACGACGACCGCTATTCGAAGTTCGTCACCTGGCAGTACGAGACGCTCAAAGAGCGGGGCCTGCTGGAGAAGGGCCTGCACCCCGTGAAGTTCTGCACGAACGAGCGCAACCCGGTCACGACTCACGACTTGCTGGAGGGCGAGGAGGCGGAGTTCCAGGAGTACACGCTCGTCAAGTTCCGCGCGTCGCGAAGCGACGCGGACCGGACGAGCGGCGACGAGCCGCGAGACGCCGACGGCGAGGGCGCGGTCTATCCGATGGCGACACTGCGACCCGAGACGGTTCGCGGCGTGACCAACGCCTTCGTGAACCCCGACGCCGAGTACGTCAGCGCCACCGTCGACGGAGAAGCGTGGGTCGTGAGCGCCGATGCCGCCGAGAAACTCGAACTCCAGGCTCACGACGTCGAAGTCGAGGACGAGTTCTCGGGCGCCGACCTGGTGGGCGGTCGAGTCTCGAACCCCGTCACCGGCGAGAACGTCCTGCTGCTGCCGGCGTCGTTCGTCGACTCCGACAACGCGACGGGCGTGGTGATGTCGGTGCCCGCCCACAGCCCCGACGACTACGTTGCGCTCCGGGAGGCGCAGGCCGACGCCGACGAACTCGCCGACTACGGCGTCGACCCCGACGAAGTCCGGGCCATCGAACCGAAGTCGATTCTGGACGTGGAGGGGTACGGCGAGGTACCGGCACGAGACGCCGTCGAAACCGCGGGAATCGAGGGGAGCGACGACCCTGACCTCCACGAGGTGACCGCCGACCTCTACCAGGCGGAGTTCCACAAGGGTCGCCTCCGCGAGGTGTACGGCGAGTACGCCGGCGGAGTCGTCGAGGAGGTCCGCGACGAACTGAGAGCCGACTACGAGTCCCGGGGCGCGTTCGGGTCGATGTACGAGTTCAGCGAGGAGGTCGTCTGCCGGTGCGGCGGCGACGTCGAGGTCGCCGAACAGGAGACGTGGTTCCTGCGGTACGACGACGAGGGGTGGAAGGCGAAGGCCCACGAGGCGGTCGCGCAACTCGACGCCATCCCGGAAAACACCCGCGAGCAGTACGACCACACCGTCGACTGGCTCAACGAGTGGCCGGCCATCCGCAACTACGGACTGGGCACCCGCCTGCCGTGGGACGAGGAGTTCGTCATCGAACCGCTGTCGGACTCGACCATCTACATGGCCTACTACACCGTCGCCCACCGCCTGCGGGACGTGCCGGTCGAGGACCTCGACCGGGAGTTCTTCGACACGCTCTTTTATGGTCCCGAGAGCGTCGATTCTCCCGACGAAACCGCGCTCGAACTCCGCGAGGAGTGGGACTACTGGTATCCGGTCGACTACCGGTGTTCGGGCAACGACCTCATCAGCAACCACCTGACCTTCTTCCTGTTCCACCACGCCGAACTGTTCGAGCCGCCGAAGTGGCCCGAGGGCATCACCGTGATGGGGATGGGCTTGCTGGAGGGCGAGAAGATGTCGTCCTCGAAGGGCCACGTCGTCCTGCCGAGTGACGCCATCGAGGAGTACGGCGCCGACACGGTCCGGTTCTTCCTGCTGAACTCCGCGGAACCGTGGCAGGACTACGACTGGCGGGCCGACCAGGTCCGGTCGACCCACGACCAGTTGGCGCGGTTCTGGTCGCGGGCGAACGAGATTATCGAGGAGGACGACGTGCGAGACGGCGACGAGACACCCGACTTGAAGCGCGCCGACCGCTGGCTCCTGTCGAAACTCCAGTCGACGGTGCGCGACACCACCGACGCCCTGGAGCGGTTCGAAACCCGGACCGCCAGCCAGACCGCCTTCTACAACTTCGAGGAGCACCTGAAGTGGTACCGCAAGCGGGCCGACCTCGATAGGCCGGGCGCGTCGTGGACCCTGCGGGAGGTCCTCCGGACCCGCCTCCGCCTGCTGGAACCGTTCGTCCCCTACCTGACCAACGAACTGTCCGAGCGACTCGAAGGCGTCCCGGCCGAGGACGCCGACTGGCCCGAACCTGACCCCGAGTTCGAGAGCGTCCGGACCGAAGTCGAGGAGTCGCTGGTCGCCGACCTGACCGAGGACGTCCGGGACATCGTCGGCGTGACCGACGCCGACCCCGAGACGATTCGGGTGTACGTCGCCGCCGACTGGAAGCGCACCGTGCTCGACGAGGTCGTTCAGACCGGCCCCGACGTGGGCGCGGTGATGGGGAAGGTGATGCAGCACGAGGGCCTGCGCGAGCGCGGGAACGAGGTCAACGACCTCGTCCAGGACCTCGTGTCGGTCGTCCGCGAGCGCCCCGACGACGAAGTCGAGGCGCTGACCGCGGTGGACGAACGCGCCGTCTACGAGGACGCCCGGCGGTTCCTCGAACGCGAGTTCGACGCCGAGGTCGAGATCTACGAGGAGGGCGAGGAGGCCTACGACCCCGCCGAGAAGGCCGGGAACGCCGCGCCGCTCCGGCCCGCGGTTCACCTGGAGTGA
- a CDS encoding sugar porter family MFS transporter, translating into MSSEHSVRSDDGRNRFVYVTAALAALNGLLFGFDTGIISGAFLFIKRTFEMSSLFGVPMDPSLVGGLVVSGALVGAIVGAALGGTLADRIGRRRLILVGAVVFFVGSFIMAVAPNVEVLLVGRVVDGVAIGFASMVGPLYISEISPPKIRGSLVSLNQLAVTTGILVSYFVNYAFADAGAWRWMLGTGMVPALVLAVAMVFMPESPRWLVEQGRESDARDVLARTRSEDRIDDEMSEIERTAQAQEDTGLSDLLESWIRPALVVGVGLAVFQQVTGINTVIYYAPTILESTGFGSSVSILATVGIGVVNVATTVAAVLLVDRKGRRPLLLAGVAGMTVTLVVLGAAFHLPGLSGVVGWVATGSLMLYVACFAIGLGPVFWLLISEIYPLKVRGTAMGVVTVANWAANLAVSLTFPMLVDAIAKSGTFWLYAVLSAAALAFTYFLVPETKGRSLEDIESDLREKALGGASAVGDRPSEERAD; encoded by the coding sequence ATGTCATCGGAGCACTCGGTACGGTCGGACGACGGACGAAATCGCTTCGTCTACGTGACCGCCGCGCTCGCCGCGCTGAACGGACTCCTGTTCGGGTTCGACACGGGCATCATCTCCGGCGCGTTCCTGTTCATCAAGCGCACCTTCGAGATGTCGTCGCTGTTCGGCGTCCCGATGGACCCGTCGCTCGTCGGCGGACTGGTCGTCAGCGGGGCGCTGGTCGGCGCCATCGTCGGGGCGGCGCTCGGCGGGACGCTCGCCGACCGCATCGGTCGTCGTCGGCTCATTCTCGTCGGGGCGGTGGTGTTCTTCGTCGGGTCGTTCATCATGGCCGTCGCGCCCAACGTCGAGGTGCTGCTGGTCGGGCGCGTCGTCGACGGCGTGGCCATCGGCTTCGCCTCGATGGTCGGCCCGCTGTACATCTCCGAGATTTCGCCGCCGAAGATACGCGGGTCGCTCGTCTCGCTCAACCAACTCGCGGTCACGACCGGCATCCTCGTCTCGTACTTCGTGAACTACGCCTTCGCCGACGCGGGCGCGTGGCGGTGGATGCTCGGCACCGGGATGGTGCCCGCGCTCGTGCTCGCGGTGGCGATGGTGTTCATGCCCGAGAGCCCCCGATGGCTCGTCGAGCAGGGCCGCGAGTCGGACGCCCGCGACGTGCTCGCCCGCACGCGGAGCGAGGACCGAATCGACGACGAGATGTCCGAAATCGAACGGACCGCCCAGGCCCAGGAGGACACCGGCCTCTCGGACCTCCTCGAATCGTGGATTCGACCCGCGCTCGTCGTCGGAGTCGGACTCGCCGTCTTCCAGCAGGTCACCGGCATCAACACGGTCATCTACTACGCGCCGACCATCCTCGAATCGACCGGCTTCGGGAGTTCGGTTTCCATCCTCGCAACGGTCGGCATCGGCGTCGTCAACGTCGCCACGACCGTCGCGGCGGTCCTGCTCGTCGACCGGAAGGGCCGCCGCCCGCTCCTGCTCGCTGGCGTCGCGGGCATGACCGTGACGCTCGTCGTCCTCGGGGCGGCGTTCCACCTGCCGGGGCTGTCGGGGGTCGTAGGCTGGGTCGCGACCGGGAGCCTGATGCTCTACGTCGCGTGCTTCGCCATCGGACTCGGCCCGGTGTTCTGGCTGCTCATCTCTGAAATCTACCCGCTGAAGGTCCGCGGGACGGCGATGGGCGTCGTCACCGTCGCCAACTGGGCGGCCAACCTCGCCGTCTCGCTGACGTTCCCGATGCTCGTCGACGCCATCGCCAAGTCCGGCACCTTCTGGCTGTACGCGGTCTTGAGCGCCGCTGCGCTGGCGTTCACGTACTTCCTGGTGCCCGAGACGAAGGGTCGGTCGCTGGAGGACATCGAGTCGGACCTGCGGGAGAAGGCGCTCGGCGGCGCGAGCGCGGTCGGCGACCGGCCGTCGGAAGAGCGGGCCGACTGA
- a CDS encoding DUF7535 family protein, whose translation MSQGASDAGAESAVPEPVKKAMRTVTPPFRGRPDAEMTVIGTAYFLGLVILLIPLLPFLVIVWLVSKVMGVFAKKAPTEQVTERLPGR comes from the coding sequence ATGAGTCAGGGGGCTTCCGACGCGGGCGCCGAGAGCGCAGTACCCGAACCGGTGAAGAAGGCGATGCGGACGGTGACGCCGCCGTTCCGCGGACGGCCGGACGCCGAGATGACGGTGATCGGCACCGCGTACTTTCTGGGACTCGTCATCCTGCTGATTCCGCTGTTGCCGTTTCTCGTGATCGTGTGGCTCGTCTCGAAGGTGATGGGCGTGTTCGCGAAGAAGGCGCCGACCGAGCAGGTGACCGAGCGACTGCCGGGGCGGTAG
- a CDS encoding ornithine cyclodeaminase family protein — protein MDTLLLNQDAVDENTQMEEVIRAVEDAFAAYARGNAQMPAKSYIDLPQYNGDFRSMPAYLEAEDWDAAGIKWVNVHPDNPDRFDLPTVMGTMVYSDPETAFPLAIMDGTELTMKRTGAAAAVATDHLAVEDATSMGVVGAGVQSYTQVEAVSTVRPIEEVVVSDPDEEAVADFIDYFEADFDVRAGSIEEAAQCDVLSTVTPVEKPIVSRKAIGERTHVNAMGADAEGKHELADQILLDAKLVIDDHAQTTHSGEINVPYHEGVLTDDDIYGELGNIVVGDLEGRTADDGITVFDSTGLAIQDVAAAHVVYEHADDNDNGYPFDLIGSEVE, from the coding sequence ATGGACACGCTGTTGCTGAACCAGGACGCCGTCGACGAGAACACGCAGATGGAGGAGGTCATCCGGGCCGTCGAGGACGCGTTCGCCGCGTACGCCCGTGGGAACGCACAGATGCCCGCCAAATCCTACATCGACCTCCCGCAGTACAACGGTGACTTCCGCTCGATGCCGGCCTACCTCGAAGCCGAGGACTGGGACGCCGCCGGCATCAAGTGGGTCAACGTCCACCCCGACAACCCCGACAGGTTCGACCTCCCGACCGTGATGGGCACGATGGTCTACTCCGACCCCGAAACCGCCTTCCCGCTCGCCATCATGGACGGCACCGAACTCACGATGAAGCGGACCGGCGCGGCCGCCGCCGTCGCCACCGACCACCTCGCGGTCGAGGACGCCACCTCGATGGGCGTCGTCGGCGCGGGCGTCCAGTCGTACACCCAGGTCGAGGCCGTCTCGACGGTCCGACCCATCGAGGAGGTCGTCGTCAGCGACCCCGACGAGGAGGCCGTCGCCGACTTCATCGACTACTTCGAGGCCGACTTCGACGTCCGCGCGGGGTCCATCGAGGAGGCCGCCCAGTGCGACGTGCTCTCGACCGTGACGCCGGTCGAAAAGCCCATCGTCTCCCGCAAGGCCATCGGCGAGCGCACCCACGTCAACGCGATGGGCGCCGACGCCGAGGGCAAGCACGAACTCGCCGACCAAATTCTGCTCGACGCCAAACTCGTCATCGACGACCACGCCCAGACCACCCACTCGGGCGAGATCAACGTCCCGTACCACGAGGGCGTCCTGACCGACGACGACATCTACGGCGAACTCGGCAACATCGTGGTCGGCGACCTCGAAGGCAGGACCGCCGACGACGGCATCACCGTCTTCGACTCCACGGGCCTCGCCATCCAGGACGTGGCCGCGGCCCACGTCGTCTACGAGCACGCCGACGACAACGACAACGGCTACCCCTTCGACCTCATCGGGTCGGAAGTCGAGTAA
- the thsB gene encoding thermosome subunit beta: MSQRGRMQGQPMIVMSEESQRVKDKDAQEHNITAARAVADAVRSTLGPKGMDKMLVDSMGDVTITNDGVTILQEMDIDNPTAEMIIEVAETQEDEAGDGTTTAVAVTGELLKNAEDLLEQDIHPTAIIKGFHLASEKAREEVNNVAENVDPDDEDLLRKVAETSMTGKGAELNKEALSQIIVDAVQQVTVEGTVDLEFIKTETQTGRSAGESELLKGAVISKDPVHDNMPKSVEDADILLLNEAVEIEETDVDTSVSIDNPDQLQSFLDQEEAQLKEKVQQIVDTGADVVFCQKGIDDMAQHYLAKEGILAVRRVKKSDVGFLKEVLGANVVSDLDSASAEDLGHGSVTRDESDELFYVEGEDSHGVTLLLRGSTDHVVDELERGVTDALDVVAQTVSDGRVVAGGGAIEVEVAGRLRDYADSVEGREQLAVEAFADSLELVPRVLAENAGLDSIDTLVDLRAAHDDGDQRAGLDVFSGDVQDTFEAGVVEPAHSKEQAISSATEAANLVLKIDDIISAGDLSTDKGDDEGGAGGMGGGMGGMGGMGGAM, from the coding sequence ATGAGTCAGCGAGGTCGAATGCAAGGCCAGCCGATGATCGTAATGTCCGAGGAGTCCCAGCGCGTCAAGGACAAGGACGCCCAGGAGCACAACATCACCGCGGCCCGCGCTGTCGCGGACGCGGTTCGCTCCACCCTCGGCCCGAAAGGGATGGACAAGATGCTCGTCGACTCGATGGGAGACGTCACCATCACGAACGACGGCGTCACCATCCTCCAGGAGATGGACATCGACAACCCGACGGCCGAGATGATCATCGAGGTCGCCGAGACACAGGAGGACGAAGCGGGCGACGGCACCACGACCGCCGTCGCGGTGACCGGTGAACTCCTCAAGAACGCCGAGGACCTCCTCGAACAGGACATCCACCCGACCGCCATCATCAAGGGCTTCCACCTCGCCAGCGAGAAGGCCCGCGAAGAGGTCAACAACGTCGCCGAGAACGTCGACCCCGACGACGAGGACCTCCTCCGCAAGGTCGCCGAGACGTCGATGACCGGCAAGGGCGCCGAACTCAACAAGGAGGCGCTCAGCCAGATCATCGTCGACGCGGTCCAGCAGGTCACCGTCGAGGGCACGGTCGACCTCGAGTTCATCAAGACCGAGACCCAGACGGGTCGCTCGGCCGGCGAGTCCGAACTCCTCAAGGGCGCGGTCATCAGCAAGGACCCCGTCCACGACAACATGCCCAAGAGCGTCGAGGACGCCGACATCCTCCTGCTCAACGAGGCCGTCGAGATCGAGGAGACGGACGTCGACACCAGCGTCAGCATCGACAACCCCGACCAGCTCCAGAGCTTCCTCGACCAGGAAGAGGCTCAGCTCAAGGAGAAGGTCCAGCAGATCGTCGACACCGGCGCCGACGTCGTCTTCTGCCAGAAGGGCATCGACGACATGGCCCAGCACTACCTCGCGAAGGAGGGCATCCTCGCGGTCCGGCGCGTCAAGAAGAGCGACGTCGGCTTCCTGAAGGAGGTCCTGGGTGCGAACGTCGTCTCGGACCTCGACAGCGCCTCCGCCGAGGACCTCGGCCACGGTAGCGTCACTCGCGACGAGAGCGACGAACTGTTCTACGTCGAGGGCGAGGACAGCCACGGCGTCACCCTCCTCCTGCGCGGCTCGACCGACCACGTGGTCGACGAACTCGAGCGCGGCGTCACCGACGCGCTCGACGTCGTCGCCCAGACCGTCTCCGACGGCCGCGTCGTCGCGGGCGGCGGTGCCATTGAGGTCGAGGTCGCGGGTCGTCTCCGCGACTACGCCGACTCCGTCGAGGGCCGCGAACAGCTCGCGGTCGAGGCGTTCGCCGACTCGCTCGAACTCGTCCCCCGCGTTCTCGCGGAGAACGCCGGCCTGGACTCCATCGACACGCTCGTCGACCTGCGCGCGGCCCACGACGACGGCGACCAGCGCGCCGGTCTGGACGTGTTCAGCGGCGACGTGCAGGACACCTTCGAGGCGGGCGTCGTCGAACCCGCCCACTCGAAGGAGCAGGCCATCTCCAGTGCCACCGAGGCCGCGAACCTCGTGCTGAAAATCGACGACATCATCTCGGCCGGCGACCTGTCGACCGACAAGGGCGACGACGAGGGCGGCGCCGGCGGCATGGGCGGCGGCATGGGCGGCATGGGCGGTATGGGCGGCGCTATGTAA
- a CDS encoding RidA family protein has translation MKRIISTQDAPAAVGAYSQATTNGGLVFTAGQIPMTPDGDLLDDEDIAVQTRQSLENVKAILEEEGLTMQDVLKVSVFLDDIDNFEEMNDTYEEYFQDNPPARSAVEVANLPKGVGVEIEAIASSE, from the coding sequence ATGAAGCGAATCATCAGTACGCAGGACGCCCCCGCCGCGGTCGGCGCCTACAGCCAGGCGACAACGAACGGCGGCCTCGTGTTCACCGCCGGCCAGATACCGATGACGCCCGACGGCGACCTCCTGGACGACGAAGACATCGCGGTCCAGACCCGCCAGAGCCTGGAGAACGTCAAGGCCATCCTCGAAGAGGAGGGCCTGACCATGCAGGACGTGCTGAAGGTCTCGGTCTTCCTCGACGACATCGACAACTTCGAGGAGATGAACGACACCTACGAGGAGTACTTCCAGGACAACCCGCCGGCCCGGAGCGCCGTCGAGGTCGCCAACCTCCCGAAGGGCGTCGGCGTCGAAATCGAAGCAATCGCCTCCAGCGAGTGA
- the ilvA gene encoding threonine ammonia-lyase — protein sequence MLELSDVVDARSRVEETARRTPLDYSHTFSAMTGAEVHLKLETFQRTGSFKIRGATNRIKTLSDDEKAAGVVTASAGNHAQGVALAATKSGVDAKIVMPENAPISKIKATRSYGATVVLDGEDYNDAQATAREIEAEEGRTYVHAFDDEMVMAGQGTIGLEILEDLPDVDTVVVPIGGGGLISGIATAVKSQRPDARVVGVQAEGASSVATSLDKGEVYALDSVDTIADGIATRSVGERTFPVIEKYVDEVVTVSDGEIAVAVTHLLERAKTLVEGAGAVPLAALLAGAVEYEEDEVVVPVLSGGNIDMNMLTTVIMRGLVHTDRYTKIRTEVKDRPGELRQLLEIIAEHRANIYAIQHDRTSRDIAMNATEVEIDLETRGPEHVADLLDALEAADFAVTRLE from the coding sequence ATGCTCGAACTCTCCGACGTGGTCGACGCGCGCTCGCGCGTCGAGGAGACGGCCCGGCGCACGCCGCTCGACTACTCGCACACCTTCTCGGCCATGACCGGCGCGGAGGTCCACCTCAAACTGGAGACGTTCCAGCGGACGGGGTCGTTCAAGATTCGCGGCGCCACGAACCGCATCAAGACGCTTTCGGACGACGAAAAAGCTGCCGGCGTGGTGACCGCCAGCGCGGGCAACCACGCCCAGGGCGTCGCGCTCGCCGCGACCAAGAGCGGCGTCGACGCTAAGATCGTAATGCCCGAGAACGCGCCCATCTCGAAGATCAAAGCGACCCGTAGCTACGGCGCGACGGTGGTGCTCGACGGCGAGGACTACAACGACGCCCAGGCGACGGCCCGCGAGATAGAGGCCGAGGAGGGCCGGACCTACGTCCACGCCTTCGACGACGAGATGGTGATGGCCGGCCAGGGCACCATCGGTCTGGAGATTCTGGAGGACCTGCCGGACGTCGACACCGTGGTCGTCCCCATCGGCGGCGGCGGCCTCATCTCGGGCATCGCCACCGCGGTCAAGTCCCAGCGACCGGACGCCCGGGTCGTTGGCGTTCAGGCCGAAGGCGCGTCGAGCGTCGCCACTTCGCTGGACAAGGGCGAAGTCTACGCCCTCGATAGCGTCGACACCATCGCCGACGGCATCGCCACCCGGAGCGTCGGCGAGCGGACGTTCCCCGTCATCGAGAAGTACGTCGACGAGGTGGTCACCGTCTCGGACGGCGAAATCGCGGTGGCGGTCACCCACCTCCTCGAACGCGCGAAGACGCTCGTCGAGGGCGCGGGCGCGGTGCCGCTGGCGGCCCTGCTCGCCGGGGCGGTCGAGTACGAGGAAGACGAGGTCGTCGTCCCGGTGCTGTCGGGCGGCAACATCGACATGAACATGCTGACGACGGTCATCATGCGCGGACTGGTCCACACCGACCGGTACACCAAGATCCGGACCGAGGTGAAAGACCGGCCCGGCGAACTCCGCCAACTCCTGGAGATCATCGCCGAGCACCGCGCGAACATCTACGCCATCCAGCACGACCGGACCTCCCGGGACATCGCGATGAACGCCACCGAGGTCGAGATCGACCTCGAAACGCGAGGACCGGAGCACGTCGCCGACCTGCTCGACGCGCTCGAAGCCGCCGACTTCGCCGTTACGCGACTCGAATGA
- a CDS encoding gamma-glutamylcyclotransferase family protein gives MDAFVYGTLTDPDRVSRVVSAFEFVGDATLDGLRRVEGQYPTLAPGGTVSGRILRTPEIEALDAYEGVERGLYVRVGVPRERGKRDGDDGGSDADVEDVAVYVGDPEPLGADADWPGQGPFAERVRRYVRERGVVVRTSDR, from the coding sequence ATGGACGCGTTCGTCTACGGGACGCTGACCGACCCCGACCGCGTTTCGCGCGTCGTCTCGGCGTTCGAGTTCGTCGGCGACGCGACGCTGGACGGACTCCGCCGCGTCGAGGGACAGTATCCGACGCTCGCGCCGGGCGGGACCGTCTCGGGCAGAATCCTCCGGACGCCCGAAATCGAGGCGCTCGACGCCTACGAGGGCGTCGAGCGCGGACTCTACGTTCGGGTGGGCGTGCCGCGGGAGCGAGGGAAGCGCGACGGTGACGACGGCGGTAGCGATGCAGACGTAGAGGATGTCGCCGTCTACGTCGGCGACCCCGAACCGCTGGGCGCCGACGCCGACTGGCCCGGCCAGGGGCCGTTCGCCGAGCGGGTCCGGCGGTACGTCCGGGAACGGGGCGTCGTCGTTCGAACGAGCGACCGCTGA